CTGAGCGCCTACTCTGTCGGAAATCACACCTAAGCGGGGGGCAGCGAAAACAGTGGAGATTCCGGAGGCCGATACAACAAGACCAGATATCACTGCCACATGAGCGGAATTGTGCAATAGTTGTTTCACGTACACGGTGACAATGGGTTCGATGGTCATGTTTGCGACTTGAAGCATTAAGCTTGTCAAAAACAGGGAAATAAGCAGATTAGGGTATGCAATCATTTTCCACACTTCACGGTTTGATAGCTGAGGCCTTTCACCTGTTACGAATTTTTCGCGGACGAATACCAGTGTAACGACGAACGCGAGAAATATGAAAGAACCTGTGACATAAAATACGTGGCGGATTCCTACCTGTTCTGCTAACCATCCACCGATCAGCGGTCCAATTAGTGTCCCACTTACCATTCCGGTTGATAAAGTACCCAATGCTGAACCAGCGTGCTCTTTAGGCACCTGTGTTGCCACGAGCGCATTAGCTGCCGCAACATAGCCGGACACCCCCCCCATGATCAGGCGCAGTCCCACTAATTCGTAGATGTTCTGAACGAATCCCATTAATGCCATAACGATCGCCATGCCTAGGCTGGCCCGCAAGAGCATTAGTTTTCGACCTTTTTGATCCGCCAGCCTACCCCAGATCGGTGAGGCGATAGCGGACAGAAGGAAGGTTGCACTAAATGCAAGACCTGACCAGCGCTCAATGGCTCCTGTCTCATGGATACCTAACTGCTCAATGAATAGTGGTAAAAACGGTACGACCAAACTCATCCCAGCAGCCGTTGCGAATGTACCGAACCAACAGACCAGAAGATTTCGTTTCCACAGTGGCATATCGATGAAACCCTCATTTCTCAGCAGACAATTTGTGACGCATATGTCTGTTATCTTTGATCGGCTAAAAAATATTTGGTCAATAGATTAACGAACTGTTGAACGGTGGGGCGAATGTGGTCTTTTGGTTTTGTGATGAGCCAAAATGTCAGTGACGAAAGGGAAGCAATATCGCAGAATTGGCCTGTTGTCAGTTCGTTATGTGCACAACTCCGTGGGAGCAGGGCAATGCCGACGCCCTCAAGCACCATTGTTTTAATTGACTCGATGTCCCCCAGGCGGATTCTTACATCGTAGTCTCTGTCACTCAGTTGCAATTGGCTCAATATGTGCTTTGTCTGCTTCCAATTTGTAGAACTTTCCACAGACGTCACAAGAGGGGCACTGGTCAATAGTTCTCTCAAGCCAGTGGTACCATCCGCCCATTTCGTATTCGAGGAAGCGACCAGACACCACGTGTCTTGGTATAGGGTTTGAACTTCTAATTTTGAGTGGTCAATGCCTTCTCCGTCCGAACTGACGACACCTAAGTCTACTAACTCATCAGCCACCAGTTGAGAGATTCGTTCTGTGTCTGCATATTGAGTGGAAACGTCCGCGAGAGGATAGGTGCGGATGTACTGTGCAAGAAATTTTGGCAGCAGATACCTCCCGAATGGCCTGTTTGTGGCAACTGAAACATGGCCGATCTTTCCCGAGTGTAATTCTTCCAACGCTCTCTTCAAATTCAATTCAATGGCAAGTATTTTCTTTGCAGCATCATAGACAACCTGACCCGCATCTGTGAGTTGCAATTGAGGTCCGCTGCGTTCGAATAGAGCAATTTGTAATGTTCGCTCCAACGATTTGATTTGCAAACTGACGGAAGGTTGCGTCATATTCAGTGAACGCGCAGCCACGCTAAAACTTTGGTATTCGACAACTTGCGAAAAGAGGAAGAGATGGTGCAAGTTTAGTGAAGTCTCCAATTTTCATCCCTCACTGTTGTGATAGAACCGACTATCACGGATTGACATAGCATGTAAATTAACGCGACTCGGTCTGGTCGATTCCGACACAGGGAAGCACGTGGAAGGCAACATTCCCGAGTAGGCGGACAACTACACCTATTATAAACAAATACTTATCTATATTGAACTAATTATTAATTTGATCTTATGTGTATTTGGAATTTAAAATGATTGTAGATTCAGAGGTCACGATGGGCGAGTCTGAGGGGGAGTAT
This is a stretch of genomic DNA from Alicyclobacillus dauci. It encodes these proteins:
- a CDS encoding multidrug efflux MFS transporter, whose translation is MPLWKRNLLVCWFGTFATAAGMSLVVPFLPLFIEQLGIHETGAIERWSGLAFSATFLLSAIASPIWGRLADQKGRKLMLLRASLGMAIVMALMGFVQNIYELVGLRLIMGGVSGYVAAANALVATQVPKEHAGSALGTLSTGMVSGTLIGPLIGGWLAEQVGIRHVFYVTGSFIFLAFVVTLVFVREKFVTGERPQLSNREVWKMIAYPNLLISLFLTSLMLQVANMTIEPIVTVYVKQLLHNSAHVAVISGLVVSASGISTVFAAPRLGVISDRVGAQRVLMVCLCVSAILFIPQAFVKTPWQLMMLRFLMGASMAGTLPAVSSLLRQSVSRSIAGRVFGYNQSARYVGNIAGPLIGANITANFGFRYVFYFTSLLLVLNALWVYVLDKRSPAEPS
- a CDS encoding LysR family transcriptional regulator, with the translated sequence METSLNLHHLFLFSQVVEYQSFSVAARSLNMTQPSVSLQIKSLERTLQIALFERSGPQLQLTDAGQVVYDAAKKILAIELNLKRALEELHSGKIGHVSVATNRPFGRYLLPKFLAQYIRTYPLADVSTQYADTERISQLVADELVDLGVVSSDGEGIDHSKLEVQTLYQDTWCLVASSNTKWADGTTGLRELLTSAPLVTSVESSTNWKQTKHILSQLQLSDRDYDVRIRLGDIESIKTMVLEGVGIALLPRSCAHNELTTGQFCDIASLSSLTFWLITKPKDHIRPTVQQFVNLLTKYFLADQR